A single region of the Montipora capricornis isolate CH-2021 chromosome 13, ASM3666992v2, whole genome shotgun sequence genome encodes:
- the LOC138029636 gene encoding uncharacterized protein, producing MHIGSVTRVTDFHSLVAMLKGKFGKADFSLSNRFQVKYLGYEVTEEPGVTGIEKAVRKIHEKVESEERYCPKMFLLVDANGVKLEEAKPKTQSSRQSKLISLENISYCALNRNYSTVFAFNHHKSPSMVECHAVACENEDKAKSISLALYAAFREGHFQKLRGERRISLEQKKIERRASFEKNDVARSNDSSSATSPTEVSSPDLRDHTSPISLNATRDCRSPHESLLSEECADDQELELGKIIEELLSIVEIEKAKISQEVEKS from the coding sequence atgcACATTGGCAGTGTGACGCGCGTGACTGATTTTCACTCTCTCGTAGCCATGTTAAAAGGCAAATTTGGGAAGGCTGATTTTTCTCTTTCTAACCGCTTTCAAGTGAAATATCTTGGTTATGAAGTGACTGAAGAACCTGGAGTGACTGGTATTGAGAAAGCTGTCCGTAAAATACACGAGAAAGTTGAATCCGAGGAGAGGTATTGTCCGAAAATGTTCCTTCTGGTCGACGCCAATGGAGTTAAACTCGAAGAAGCAAAGCCCAAGACTCAGTCATCGAGGCAATCAAAGTTGATCTCTTTGGAAAATATATCTTATTGCGCTTTAAACAGAAATTATTCGACAGTCTTTGCATTTAATCATCATAAAAGCCCTTCAATGGTGGAATGTCATGCCGTGGCGTGTGAGAACGAAGATAAGGCAAAGTCTATTTCTTTAGCTTTGTACGCAGCATTTCGCGAAGGTCATTTTCAGAAACTCAGGGGGGAAAGAAGGATATCTCTAGAGCAGAAGAAAATTGAACGACGAGCaagttttgagaaaaatgatgTTGCAAGATCGAACGATTCTTCCTCAGCAACAAGTCCCACTGAAGTTTCTTCACCAGATCTTAGGGACCACACGTCGCCGATTTCGCTCAACGCCACACGCGATTGCCGCTCCCCGCACGAGAGCCTTTTGTCTGAGGAGTGTGCGGACGATCAAGAACTTGAATTGGGAAAAATCATAGAGGAATTACTGTCAATCGTAGAGattgaaaaagcaaaaatttcTCAAGAAGTCGAAAAATCATGA
- the LOC138029640 gene encoding ATP-dependent RNA helicase DDX3X-like isoform X1 produces MSHVSPANFQALDQRFAGLDLNSGAVNQRALDPNKPQERYVPPHLRNRQGPPPGRGEFHGQGFNPRARDFGPRDPYRDGFYQQSNFYGGYSNRGGGRGGFGNPGMYYGPREGGNNWRNRDDNRGSSRGSNNDYGRVTQPPPEDWSKLLPKNERIERELFGKHNTGINFDKYEDIPVEATGQDVPKNIELFSDCNLGEILHHNVEMANYSKPTPVQKYAITIVKNKRDLMACAQTGSGKTAAFLIPILSRIFEEGPPPLPDARQLSRRKQFPICLVLAPTRELACQIFDESRKFSYRSYVRPCVVYGGADIGGQLKELDRGCHLLVATPGRLVDMLDRGRVGLDICKFLVLDEADRMLDMGFEPQIRRIVDQDSMPKAGERQTLMFSATFPKEIQMLARDFLVNYIFLAVGRVGSTSENITQKTVWVDEYDKRSFLLDLLNASGPESLTLVFVETKKGADALEDFLYREGYPATSIHGDRSQREREAALASFKSGRTPILVATAVAARGLDIPNVRHVVNFDMPTDIEEYVHRIGRTGRVGHTGLATSFFNDKNRNVAKDLVELLNDTRQEVPSWLESLAYESHQNSGRNRSRSRHSAGGFGSRDYRQQPHHRGGGGGGGGGGPHHGGYGNVAYWNQNRFASNAGAQDWWN; encoded by the exons ATGAGTCATGTGTCCCCAGCAAACTTTCAAGCTCTAGATCAGCGG TTCGCTGGTCTGGACTTGAATTCGGGCGCGGTAAACCAACGCGCTCTCGACCCCAACAAGCCACAAG aacgatATGTCCCTCCTCATCTTCGTAACAGACAAGGCCCCCCTCCTGGCAGAGGAGAGTTCCATGGCCAAGGTTTCAATCCCAGAGCACGGGATTTTGGACCTCGTGATCCGTATAGAG ATGGTTTTTACCAACAGTCAAATTTCTATGGTGGGTATTCCAATCGTGGGGGTGGACGAGGAGGGTTTGGTAACCCAGGCATGTACTATGGTCCACGTGAAGGTGGAAATAATTGGCGCAACAGAGATGACAACAGGGGCTCATCCAGAGGAAGCAATAATG ACTACGGAAGAGTCACTCAGCCTCCCCCTGAGGATTGGTCCAAGCTTCTACCGAAAAATGAGCGGATTGAACG GGAGCTTTTTGGCAAGCATAACACTGGAATAAACTTTGATAAGTACGAGGATATCCCAGTTGAAGCCACTGGACAGGACGTTCCCAAGAACATTGAGCTA TTTTCTGACTGCAACCTTGGTGAAATTTTGCATCATAATGTTGAG aTGGCTAACTACTCTAAGCCAACTCCAGTTCAGAAGTATGCAATAACCATTGTAAAGAACAAGAGGGACTTGATGGCTTGTGCACAGACTG GCTCTGGGAAAACTGCTGCTTTTTTGATTCCAATTTTGAGCAGGATATTTGAAGAGGGTCCTCCACCCCTTCCTGAT GCTCGGCAACTGTCACGCCGCAAGCAGTTCCCAATCTGCCTTGTTTTGGCTCCAACAAGAGAGCTTGCCTGCCAGATTTTTGATGAATCAAGGAAG TTTTCATATCGTTCGTATGTGCGTCCATGTGTGGTTTATGGTGGAGCAGATATTGGCGGCCAGCTGAAGGAGCTTGATCGTGGCTGTCACCTCCTGGTGGCCACTCCTGGACGTCTTGTTGATATGCTGGACAGAGGAAGAGTTGGGCTGGACATTTGCAA gTTTTTGGTCCTTGATGAGGCTGATCGTATGTTGGACATGGGCTTTGAACCTCAGATCCGCCGCATTGTGGACCAAGACAGTATGCCCAAAGCTGGTGAACGGCAGACCCTCATGTTCAGTGCTACCTTCCCCAAGGAAATCCAG ATGCTTGCTCGAGACTTTCTGGTGAACTACATTTTCTTAGCTGTGGGACGTGTGGGATCCACAAGTGAGAACATCACGCAGAAGACTGTTTGGGTGGATGAGTATGATAAGAGATCTTTCCTGCTGGATCTGCTCAATGCATCAG GCCCTGAGTCTCTGACTCTGGTTTTTGTTGAAACCAAGAAAGGTGCTGATGCATTGGAGGATTTCTTGTACCGTGAAGGCTATCCTGCAACTTCTATTCATGGTGATCGGTCTCAGCGCGAGCGGGAGGCAGCCCTAGCTTCCTTCAAGTCTGGCCGTACCCCAATTTTAGTGGCCACTGCT GTTGCTGCTCGCGGTCTAGACATTCCTAATGTGCGTCATGTGGTTAACTTTGATATGCCCACTGATATTGAAGAGTATGTTCACCGTATCGGACGTACAGGACGTGTGGGACACACTG GTCTTGCTACTTCATTTTTCAATGACAAGAATCGCAATGTTGCCAAAGATCTTGTGGAACTGCTGAATGACACTCGTCAGGAAGTGCCCAGCTGGTTGGAGTCTCTTGCTTATGAGAGCCACCAGAATTCTGGAAGGAACCGCTCAAGGAG CAGGCACTCAGCTGGCGGGTTTGGCTCCCGTGACTACAGGCAGCAGCCACATCACCGTGGAGGTGGAGGTGGAGGTGGAGGTGGTGGACCCCACCATGGAGGGTATGGGAATGTGGCATACTGGAATCAGAACCGGTTTGCCAGCAATGCAGGAGCTCAGGATTGGTGGAACTAA
- the LOC138029640 gene encoding ATP-dependent RNA helicase DDX3X-like isoform X2 — MSHVSPANFQALDQRFAGLDLNSGAVNQRALDPNKPQERYVPPHLRNRQGPPPGRGEFHGQGFNPRARDFGPRDPYRDGFYQQSNFYGGYSNRGGGRGGFGNPGMYYGPREGGNNWRNRDDNRGSSRGSNNDYGRVTQPPPEDWSKLLPKNERIERELFGKHNTGINFDKYEDIPVEATGQDVPKNIELFSDCNLGEILHHNVEMANYSKPTPVQKYAITIVKNKRDLMACAQTGSGKTAAFLIPILSRIFEEGPPPLPDARQLSRRKQFPICLVLAPTRELACQIFDESRKFSYRSYVRPCVVYGGADIGGQLKELDRGCHLLVATPGRLVDMLDRGRVGLDICKFLVLDEADRMLDMGFEPQIRRIVDQDSMPKAGERQTLMFSATFPKEIQMLARDFLVNYIFLAVGRVGSTSENITQKTVWVDEYDKRSFLLDLLNASGPESLTLVFVETKKGADALEDFLYREGYPATSIHGDRSQREREAALASFKSGRTPILVATAVAARGLDIPNVRHVVNFDMPTDIEEYVHRIGRTGRVGHTGLATSFFNDKNRNVAKDLVELLNDTRQEVPSWLESLAYESHQNSGRNRSRRHSAGGFGSRDYRQQPHHRGGGGGGGGGGPHHGGYGNVAYWNQNRFASNAGAQDWWN; from the exons ATGAGTCATGTGTCCCCAGCAAACTTTCAAGCTCTAGATCAGCGG TTCGCTGGTCTGGACTTGAATTCGGGCGCGGTAAACCAACGCGCTCTCGACCCCAACAAGCCACAAG aacgatATGTCCCTCCTCATCTTCGTAACAGACAAGGCCCCCCTCCTGGCAGAGGAGAGTTCCATGGCCAAGGTTTCAATCCCAGAGCACGGGATTTTGGACCTCGTGATCCGTATAGAG ATGGTTTTTACCAACAGTCAAATTTCTATGGTGGGTATTCCAATCGTGGGGGTGGACGAGGAGGGTTTGGTAACCCAGGCATGTACTATGGTCCACGTGAAGGTGGAAATAATTGGCGCAACAGAGATGACAACAGGGGCTCATCCAGAGGAAGCAATAATG ACTACGGAAGAGTCACTCAGCCTCCCCCTGAGGATTGGTCCAAGCTTCTACCGAAAAATGAGCGGATTGAACG GGAGCTTTTTGGCAAGCATAACACTGGAATAAACTTTGATAAGTACGAGGATATCCCAGTTGAAGCCACTGGACAGGACGTTCCCAAGAACATTGAGCTA TTTTCTGACTGCAACCTTGGTGAAATTTTGCATCATAATGTTGAG aTGGCTAACTACTCTAAGCCAACTCCAGTTCAGAAGTATGCAATAACCATTGTAAAGAACAAGAGGGACTTGATGGCTTGTGCACAGACTG GCTCTGGGAAAACTGCTGCTTTTTTGATTCCAATTTTGAGCAGGATATTTGAAGAGGGTCCTCCACCCCTTCCTGAT GCTCGGCAACTGTCACGCCGCAAGCAGTTCCCAATCTGCCTTGTTTTGGCTCCAACAAGAGAGCTTGCCTGCCAGATTTTTGATGAATCAAGGAAG TTTTCATATCGTTCGTATGTGCGTCCATGTGTGGTTTATGGTGGAGCAGATATTGGCGGCCAGCTGAAGGAGCTTGATCGTGGCTGTCACCTCCTGGTGGCCACTCCTGGACGTCTTGTTGATATGCTGGACAGAGGAAGAGTTGGGCTGGACATTTGCAA gTTTTTGGTCCTTGATGAGGCTGATCGTATGTTGGACATGGGCTTTGAACCTCAGATCCGCCGCATTGTGGACCAAGACAGTATGCCCAAAGCTGGTGAACGGCAGACCCTCATGTTCAGTGCTACCTTCCCCAAGGAAATCCAG ATGCTTGCTCGAGACTTTCTGGTGAACTACATTTTCTTAGCTGTGGGACGTGTGGGATCCACAAGTGAGAACATCACGCAGAAGACTGTTTGGGTGGATGAGTATGATAAGAGATCTTTCCTGCTGGATCTGCTCAATGCATCAG GCCCTGAGTCTCTGACTCTGGTTTTTGTTGAAACCAAGAAAGGTGCTGATGCATTGGAGGATTTCTTGTACCGTGAAGGCTATCCTGCAACTTCTATTCATGGTGATCGGTCTCAGCGCGAGCGGGAGGCAGCCCTAGCTTCCTTCAAGTCTGGCCGTACCCCAATTTTAGTGGCCACTGCT GTTGCTGCTCGCGGTCTAGACATTCCTAATGTGCGTCATGTGGTTAACTTTGATATGCCCACTGATATTGAAGAGTATGTTCACCGTATCGGACGTACAGGACGTGTGGGACACACTG GTCTTGCTACTTCATTTTTCAATGACAAGAATCGCAATGTTGCCAAAGATCTTGTGGAACTGCTGAATGACACTCGTCAGGAAGTGCCCAGCTGGTTGGAGTCTCTTGCTTATGAGAGCCACCAGAATTCTGGAAGGAACCGCTCAAGGAG GCACTCAGCTGGCGGGTTTGGCTCCCGTGACTACAGGCAGCAGCCACATCACCGTGGAGGTGGAGGTGGAGGTGGAGGTGGTGGACCCCACCATGGAGGGTATGGGAATGTGGCATACTGGAATCAGAACCGGTTTGCCAGCAATGCAGGAGCTCAGGATTGGTGGAACTAA